The nucleotide sequence gtcttacaagcatctcttgaaagtttgaactcattttaacTCTTCGTTTGGTTGCTAttctcagttttgtgtgacaggtcagagaaaaagcaacaaaaaatatttgtgcaaaaaaactcatttccaatttccataaaaataccgatttaaagttatctgactaaaataaatttattttttactgaaagatatgtcattctactttgtatattttatttaaaaaaaattgaaaaaaagtaaaaatgagaatttaaaagcaaaaagaattaaaaaaaattatattttctctcctagcgcctaaactaaaagagataatgaagaatggatggttttttcgactttattggatcataattatcctagaaaacacttttttacaacttttttccgcgtattaaagaaaacaccgttagagggttaaagtcAACTGCAAATAGCTATGTTATTATTTGCGAGACACTACATGAATTGgaaattcctgtaaaaattaaggaaaattattattcaactgaatattttctcggaaaaattacaacacaagttaaaatattataaatttgagcatatcgtcggttgcctcagcaactgtgctaactgcatttgctttgtgtcagcattcgttgtaagcaacgcatcgctgcgcggcgtttgcaatgaatgcaaacacaaagcagatgcagttagcacagtagctgaggcaaccgacgatatttgctcaattttattgtcataaaaaaaacatcaaaatttcaacaaacatGTTCAAATTATACTACCTCTTGAATTAAAACTCTCAACTAAAAGTAACATAATCTGAAAAATACGGAATTAGAcggaaaaaattttatattcgaGCATTcccacttccaagcacttcgttttcagctgtacaccacttccaacctaatatctcccccttatTCAAATTAGTATTGGAGTTCGCGTATCctctacaaattttaattttgcaattctttagggattttttggattttctgtTTAAATATCTCGATAAAACATTCCATATACAgtagaccagaggtgtgcaagaaaccgttgaaaccgaattaacgtcaaaataagtttgttatagtagcgttttgaccattgacgtacatatttcatttgacgttaattcggtttcaacggtttcttgcacacctctgcagtagactctcactcaatcggctctttatcaatcgggcgaccaattttgttgacaattttcacgtttaattatgaagctaattcgctatagttcttcctattttattgtgattctttataattgagcgccttttgtggaatttacaaaggttttgacgcccaaatctatcgataaaccggatgacattttgccccaaatgtctatttgagagagagtctactgtaaatattttttctcagtgttttgtACCCTCCGCGGTCCGTGTCCGTGGTCGACCGAATAGGCTTTTTGCTacccaagacacaaaccttgaaacatttaatttcaaaaataactgAATTTATTCTCtccaatattttataatttacagAATAAAATCTTCATCTTTGTCATCCTCCTGCTCAGGAGGATCGTAATCCTCGTCATCTGACAAATACTTCTTGCCCTTCTTGTTCTCTTTGTCTTCAGATTCTTCATCGAGCTTCGGAGCCTTGTCGACTGTTGTATTGCTGCGATGATGAAAGACGAAGGAGACATTCTTGGTGACTGCCCAGGAATCCGTGAGGATGTTGTCCGGAAGTCCCTTGGTCGTGGATGAATGGAACCACTGAGAGAGATCTGAGGTACAATCTGACTCTTCTGGAGGAAGTTTCATTTGGATGTTATTGACGCATCTCTTGCATTTGAAGATCCCGTGAGTGTCCGAGAGGGTCTTCTCGTCCAGATTGAAGAGATCTCGAAGGTCGTCTTGGGTGAAGTGCCTCTCTGCATCCTCATTGTTGTCCACAACGGTGGTCGAGAGGGCTTTTTTGTGTGTCTGCCGTTGGAAGATTTTCTCTTCGATGGTTCCCGTGGCCAGGAGGCGATAGATGAAACAGGGTTTCTTCTGTCCATCGCGCCACACTCGAGCCATTGCCTGTTCGTCATTTGCTGGATTCCAGTCGGGATCGAACATCACCAGGCGATTGGCTCCAATTAGATTGAGACCACATCCTCCGGCCTTGGAGCTGAGCATGAAGACAAATTGGTCAGAGTCGCTTCTGTTGAACTCATCGACGACCTTCCCGCGCTTCTTGATGGTCATCGAGCCGTCCAGTCGAACGTAGCCATAACCTCTTTTCCGGCAAAGTTTCTCGAAGACATCCAAGGTTTGCGTGTAATTTGACACGAGGACAACTTTATCGTCGCAGCTCATCTTGATATTGGCCAGCATACAATCCAGCAGCATAAGCTTCCCACTGAGTTCCGGCAGCAATTCCCTGGTACTGTATCCGGGAGGTAGGAACTTTTCGGCATTTTCGAAACCTTCAGCtctctcttggattttctcatAAATCAGATCCGGATGGTTGCAGAGCTTCTTGAGGGACGTGATACTGGACAGGGCAGTGAGATTGGCTTTCACTTCATCCTTATTGAGCACGGTTTTGCGAATCGAGTCGGATTTGAGGAAGTTTTTGTAGAGATTTACTTGGACTTCTGACAGTCGCACGCAGATGACCATTTCGAACTTTACGGGAAGATACTTGGTCAGGAGCTGGCTGGTACGTCGAATCATGCACTGATTGACGATATTCGTGAGTTCTGTCAGCCTTTCCGTGGCTTTTTTCCGCTCTTCATCCGTAGAATCCGCATTCTGACCACGCAGAATTGGAATCTCATATTGCTTCCGGAACTCAGCTGTACTGCCCAGCATTCCGGGATTGACAAAATGGATCAAACTGAAGTACTCAGTGAGATCATTCTGAATGGGTGTCCCGGACAGAAGCACGCGTCGTTTGGTCTGGAGCCCCATGAGAGATTGGTAAGTCAGATTTTCACAGTTTTTCAGCCTATGTCCTTCATCGCAGAGCACCATGCCCACTTCCGAGGCATTGAGGATGCCACTGTAGATGCGAAAAGTTTCGTAGCTGATGATCAGTACAGGAGTCCCCGATCTTACAGCTTTATTTGCCATAAACTGCTCAAGATTCTTAATAGTTTCCTCCTTGGAGCTATTGTCCACAGCGTAGGCATTTACCCGGCTGCCCAGCCATTTCCCAAATTCCTTGTACCAGTTCTTCACCAAAGAACTCGGACAGACGATGATGGCTTTGTTGATTGTCGGTTTGCACTCTGGACTCTGCCTCAGCAGAGTATAAATCAACGTAATACACTGAAGTGTCTTCCCCAAGCCCATTTCATCTGCCATTATACACCCATAGAAATCCCCCTTGGCTCCAGTTACACAATCATACATGAATTTCACTCCCTCCCGTTGATGAGGACGCAAAATATTCCCCAGAACTGGATCCACCACCACATGTACCAGAATCTTGGATTTATCCACATGAATCTTGTCGTGCTGACTGAGTTCAGGAGGAGTGTACACCACCAAGGCGTTGCAGGCATACGGATCATGAAGAGCTCGCCGGATGATACTCCTCTTCAGCCCTAAGCAGCGATTCCCATGAGAATCTGGCACGTAGTCCGGAATGGGAACCTTAAAGGGACGACTGAGGATCTTGGCTATCAAATCTTCATGCTCAGAGACGGACATCCGAGGCGGAGGAGGCTTCTTTTCAGTCTCATTGCAGCGCCTGGGGCGCTTCAGGGGCTCTGTGAGGGGGCATTTGAAGGTGGCATTGGGGCGCTTGGTGCCTGTTTGACTCGGCGCGAGGCTTTTCCTCTGGAAATAGTTAAAGATGAGGAATTAgggaaaatttgaggaaaatccaaggTTATTTACCATTTTCCCGCGAAACAACAAAAACACCGAAGAAAACACTGTCCCAGTAGGCAATGTGAGACAATTCTTACTGACAAACCACTTATTTGAAGCGATTTAGTACCGAATATTTCCAATTATTCTTGTTTTTGGTCAGAGAACCAGATTCGTTTCGTGAacaaaggacattgggcaaaaatgtatggggtCTATGTAGCGACCACAGATGAgactaggcgcattttatagATAATGGTGTAGAATGTAAAACTGCAGACTCcagtccttgtaaaaacgcctttatcctttcgaaaaaatactactttgacatcgaattactcaacACCAGATAAAgggatcttcatgaaattcTGTATGGAGTCAGTGTGTGATTTAATCTATTTATCCATGGATACTACCCCCTCTCCCCACCCTTTCTTccagtagcccccatacaaaatgtggatttttttcattttaactttcctctgagaagaaatagaaagctgaaacttggtATAGGATCGAGGTTTATTAAAGGTTCCTTAATAATGTATATAGGCTCcttcttgtagcccccatacaaaataatgactttttccactataactcctctgtgaaaagaagtagaaatcaCAAACTTGGCATAGGTTCAATTGTAATGGAAGGTACTTTAATCATGTATGTATATATACGTTTCCCCCCACCACTCATTCCAGcagtccccatacaaaatgaggactttttctACTATTATTCctctctgagaaaagatagaaagccGAAACTCGACATGGgaacaatgtttatgaaagGCTATTCAGTGATATAAAATCTGGGTTCGaatacaaagaaaataaataaataaatcacagttagaaaaataagtcaaaatatattctgattctactgaaatcgatgaatacaatGAGGGTATATTTCTCTCTATAAACACATTAAAAGTGTCAGACGTACATATTACATGattattaaaatcggttaaatagATTCAAAACTTAACACATTTCTTGTTAATTGTAAACTTTGATAACCTGGTGTGCCCCTTGCAGTCAACTTATGAACTTAGCCATACCGtcattttgtaggatttttcgagacctttcgattgagtattcattgattaaattcggttgataaatctctGAGATATAAGGTATCAAGTTTTGAGTTTGAATCCTTATGCTTCAATGTCCTCATACGCACGTTATGGATTGTAAAGCTATATGCTTTTATGTCCATTTTAAGAATATTCaatcatttaaaatatattttatgttacaatttattctttctcttgaaaaaaaaaagacagtataAATGCGCAAATTTCGTAttagagattatttttcttctacgaaaatagtttttttttgctctagaaCTATTCTcccatggtttagaactttggtcccggaacaaaagttgttacctataccatggtctattcaatgatataggtctcattggtggtcgcaccatagaccacttttgcccattgtcctttgaggaactctactgtagtggtgaacttaattaatttttgcgCCAGTTTTGACCAAATTGCATAAAATGGTTCTCGTGCACGCACGGATGGTAGTGAGCGCGGCCTCACTACCATAGAAAAAGTTGTTATACAGGCCTATATTGGACATAAAAATTTTAGGCCGATCGGATCTACACATGACCTACATCACCCACTTTAGGaaagttttttaattaaatttcgctgggtgtgtggttgcgatgagtctcattatgaaacatagaaaatttatagtctcattacgaagcttccaatgatcaagcatgggcacttttgcctatctcaagtatttctacaGCGCGATGCCACTTTACAGATCTCGTCTATTAATCAATTAACTTAAGAGATTTGCGATGCAACTTTATGAACGAGATGTCAAATCTCGTAATTTTATCGACAGGATCTGTTCAGAACGAGATTTGCGATGCAACCCTGAgtggtgaattttataaaatatgaattccaACCTCAAAACGTCTCATAACTATTGGACACTTTCAGAGGTGCCGCAAAGTACGAGATTGTCTGTTTATGAGTGTTTTTCGAAAGGAAAATTTAAGGAATGATTTTCTTAATACTCATTTAACTAATTTGAAGTTGAGAAATCTTTAATTCGTcagaatacaatattttttcttgaaaaatggaacatatatttttttgggaaatagtgttttaattattttttccaacGCAATCTCGGGCTTTTTCTTCCTCAGCTTGGTAATTCTGCTATCGTTGCAGGTTGTGGGTATATTTCTGCCCCTTCTGATCGCATTCTCTAATACAGAAAAATCCGAAGACATCGTTGGGGACGAAAAAGACTGTACATTTCGGTACTGTATAATTATATCCTATGTGGTGACTCATATTGTCACCCATAAATATTATATTGTATTGTCATCAATATTGGGGTTTATAAAAGTATTTTGGTGCGAAATAAAGGCAGTTCTTCACTCAAACTCGAGCATTTATATTCGTCCTCTACACCTATTCCTGATACAATCTTCTGACttccaaagaaatttttgtccaaTCCCTGACAGATTATTCTTCAAAACGAATCATCTTTGCAAGAGCATCCTCATCACATGTGTTATGCAAAGTTCTTATCCAATCTTTCCGGTGACCTCAGATTCTCCTATTTTGTTCAGCATACTCGTCTTTATGACAGAATATCTGATGAAGAGAGTGCAAGCTTTACTTGGAAGTCACACTCTGCAAAGACAACAAATGCTTTCTGCTAATATTGAATTTCCAGTGATCTCTCAAGATCTCTCATTCTgtaaagaaatgaaaattatgaaaaacctAAACTTAACTTTTCATTGTGATTTATAGATCTCAAAGAAGTTCTACTCACCAGTAAACGAAtcttaaacattttcttttggcCACCGTTTCCTCAGAATgaattttttaactaaatattttccacttttctACTGTTTTTTTCTTCCCGCCTTCTGCTTTCCAAAGAGAAAAATCAGCGCGGGAATTAAATGactaatgacctctacacactagagcaatttatgtcaatattgaagcaaatttcctgtACTTGtctaggaaaaactcttcaatatggacatattttcctctagtgtgtagacgccataacaGAGCTTGCATGGCAGTCTCGTTCAAATAAATTCTACACATAGACCTTAATCTTGCAtacaaaattcttataattcaaaatttgacatcTTCTTATAAGATACGAAAATAAAGTTGAATCGCTCTGCTagttgactgaatgggttaatcaactacagtagagtcttctaaattcgaacgctcggggggtatttttgacatttctcacctcccaaattcgaacgattttttcaaaactaacgaaatttatgtgagattaaattgtactctGAATCAAATAGCCATGCTTTCTGGCAAGTTTTGGTCGtaaacatacttccttttcattttatacgatcataatgtatgtaaacattcaggaagaagcacataaatatgattttcattaatcctgaatacgatttttttaacataacctcacaattgacattttgaatccaaacgtcgttcgaatttgagagattcagatttgagagactctactgtaaatcagTAGTCAGTTGAGATGCCTGAAATGGAATTAGAATTGTAAATTTGTAATCAGTAATCAGCTGAATTGTCCGAATTGACCGTCAATTGAGctatttgtttataaaaatttatatgcaCTCGATTTTTGTGAATACATTCTGTTCAAGAATATTCCTTACGGGACTACCGATTTAATGCACTTGGGCATGTCAGTCGGGTAAtcgcacataacctcaatttcgcTTCCCGGTGACAGCTTGGATGGGAAAAATGCTCCGAAGTCGAGGGCAAATTTCTCGTATTTGGAGCCTTGTCAGGAGATATTCTGTAAAGTCAAGTGATAAGAGGATTCCTGACCTTCTGTCGAAAGTGCCCTCAACACCAATAGAAATCCCTGAAAGTGGGAAAACCGTACCAAAAATCTCCATCGATGAGGACACAATTCACCTTCTGGAGAGACTATCCCTCGTGAACATCGACAGCaagtgagttccctgaaaactCATGATTCAATTATTTGTCTTATCAAACAGTTTGCTTTGTCTCCTTGCAGGGAAGCCCTTAAAATTGTGGAAGATTCCATAACTTTTGCTGATAAAATCCTCGATATCAACACTGAAGGCGTCGAGCCTCTGTACACAGTTCTCGAGGATTGGTAAGGAATTTCTCTATCCCTGGGTATTTTTGTGAACTAAgagatatttattaatttttcagtgaTCTCGAACTGCGGGAGGATAAGGTCACGGATGGCAATATTCGTGAGGAAGTGCTGAAAAACGCCTCAGTGACTGAAGAGGAATACTTTGTAGCTCCTCCTGGGAACATCCCTCTGGAGCAGGATAAAAAGTCTTTGAAGTAGTCTCCAAGGATGTCTCGTGTAAGTGGAGTAGttagaaatattaagaaaattgtggaaataTTGGGAAAAATTGAGTATGCAAAAGTAAAGTTGAAAAGTGAAAGGGAAATTAAGGAGCTCAGTCTCCTTCCGCTGGGAATGAAATTGCTGGACAATTTGAAGCGGGAATGGATTAATTCTGATCCTGTAGTCAATATATACCATCGAGATGGTCTGGAAGTGGGAGATGATCAAAAAGTCCCtgaggaaaatccattgaagTTCCTCGAGACAAAATCTTTCGCTGAAAAGTTCCGGAACTTGGTTGAAAATTATCAAGCGGAAATTCCTGTTGGGATCTCAGAGTGCCTGAGGTATCCTTTGTTTGAGACAAAAGCTGAGGATGAGTCAGTAGGGTTTAGCTTGAAGAATGTTCAGCATTTGACTTGCTGGTACTTTATTTCTCCTGCCACTGCGACGGAGCAGTTCTACAGGATCCAGAGACAGAGGAAAATCTGGTGGATGAGGTATTCATCCAATCCAGGGAGATTTAAGGTTTCAGAATCAAAAACAAGTGAATATCCTGAAGGAAAAGTTCAGAGAATCTCTATTAAATCTTCCCTGAAAGATTCTTCAATGGACTTGGAGACGATAGAATTGATATCTCTCCATCCTGGAGCTAATCTTGAGCTAAATGACAATCGTGGGAGGAAAATTGTCCCATCTATTGTGAAGACAGGGATTTGTCTGGACATTGCAGCCCTGGGAGTGTTGATTGATGCAATAGACTCGTCAGATGAGACAGAAAGTCTCCTGCTTCATCGGAAAATCGCTCCTCATCAGTTAGCGGTATTCTGCTGCCCAGCAGACCAGGGAAACCTCCCAGATCTGCAAGATCTCGCCCGATTGGTGACCATAGGCACGAGAAAAGTCGGAATTTCTACCCTAAACCTGCCCAAATGTTCCACAATCAGCCAGGACGAATTTTTCCGGGAGATTTCTCGCATGGATCAACTTGGAGTACCCTACAGTGTCATCCTCAACGACGAGAGCC is from Phlebotomus papatasi isolate M1 chromosome 1, Ppap_2.1, whole genome shotgun sequence and encodes:
- the LOC129799587 gene encoding glutamyl-tRNA(Gln) amidotransferase subunit C, mitochondrial — translated: MGKMLRSRGQISRIWSLVRRYSVKSSDKRIPDLLSKVPSTPIEIPESGKTVPKISIDEDTIHLLERLSLVNIDSKEALKIVEDSITFADKILDINTEGVEPLYTVLEDCDLELREDKVTDGNIREEVLKNASVTEEEYFVAPPGNIPLEQDKKSLK
- the LOC129799553 gene encoding DNA repair and recombination protein RAD54-like, with product MRKSLAPSQTGTKRPNATFKCPLTEPLKRPRRCNETEKKPPPPRMSVSEHEDLIAKILSRPFKVPIPDYVPDSHGNRCLGLKRSIIRRALHDPYACNALVVYTPPELSQHDKIHVDKSKILVHVVVDPVLGNILRPHQREGVKFMYDCVTGAKGDFYGCIMADEMGLGKTLQCITLIYTLLRQSPECKPTINKAIIVCPSSLVKNWYKEFGKWLGSRVNAYAVDNSSKEETIKNLEQFMANKAVRSGTPVLIISYETFRIYSGILNASEVGMVLCDEGHRLKNCENLTYQSLMGLQTKRRVLLSGTPIQNDLTEYFSLIHFVNPGMLGSTAEFRKQYEIPILRGQNADSTDEERKKATERLTELTNIVNQCMIRRTSQLLTKYLPVKFEMVICVRLSEVQVNLYKNFLKSDSIRKTVLNKDEVKANLTALSSITSLKKLCNHPDLIYEKIQERAEGFENAEKFLPPGYSTRELLPELSGKLMLLDCMLANIKMSCDDKVVLVSNYTQTLDVFEKLCRKRGYGYVRLDGSMTIKKRGKVVDEFNRSDSDQFVFMLSSKAGGCGLNLIGANRLVMFDPDWNPANDEQAMARVWRDGQKKPCFIYRLLATGTIEEKIFQRQTHKKALSTTVVDNNEDAERHFTQDDLRDLFNLDEKTLSDTHGIFKCKRCVNNIQMKLPPEESDCTSDLSQWFHSSTTKGLPDNILTDSWAVTKNVSFVFHHRSNTTVDKAPKLDEESEDKENKKGKKYLSDDEDYDPPEQEDDKDEDFIL